A window of the Aeromicrobium phoceense genome harbors these coding sequences:
- a CDS encoding small basic family protein, with protein sequence MIPVIGLVVGVTIGLVLQPTVPTALQPYVPIAIIAALDAVLGAARAFLEGRFDDRVFVVSFVSNVAIASLMVFLGDQLGVGSQLSTGVIVVLGIRIFANSAAIRRLIFHA encoded by the coding sequence GTGATCCCGGTCATCGGTCTCGTGGTGGGTGTCACGATCGGCCTCGTGCTGCAGCCCACGGTGCCCACCGCGCTCCAGCCGTACGTGCCGATCGCCATCATCGCCGCGCTCGACGCCGTGCTCGGAGCCGCGCGCGCGTTCCTCGAGGGTCGCTTCGACGACCGCGTCTTCGTGGTCTCCTTCGTGTCGAACGTGGCCATCGCGTCGCTCATGGTGTTCCTGGGCGACCAGCTGGGCGTGGGCTCGCAGCTGTCCACCGGCGTCATCGTCGTCCTGGGCATCCGGATCTTCGCCAACTCCGCCGCCATCCGCAGGCTGATCTTCCATGCGTGA